The window AGCGGCACGACAAGCAAATCAGCCTTCGGTGAGACCATGTCGATCTGCTCATTATCCAAGTCACCATCAGGGCTCAAAATCTGCGCGACCCGCACGTTCGTGTAGTGGATGTCGCGAAACGACTCAAGCGACTCTCGCTCAGTGAACGCAACGATGCAAGAATCACGCCGTCCCACGTATCCCTTCGTGAAGCACTCGCCCGCGATATCAGTTTCAAGATAGGGCTGGTCGACGACTAAAAAGATTCCTTTCCGATCACGATTTTGCAGATTCGATTTGCGGACACGGTTGATCGCTTGGTCAAGTGTGTGATACCCAAGATCGGACAAAGCATCCGCGTCCGGTATGGGGTCTGGTGGTTGATGGTGGGACGGACGCACCATCACGTCACGGTCGTCAGAAAGACATAGGTTCATGAGCACCCAGCCGTTTTCGCCAGCCTCATCCGCGTCCGAAATAACCATGATGGGTTCCGCCGAACGGGCGAACTGAATCGATGGCACCGTCAATTCCTTCCGATTTGCTGCCATGATCTTGGTCGCTTCGCGATCATTGCGACCTGGATCTTCACCCATCTCGGCGGCGCGATATTCGTCGAAAACCTGGCGTTGAACACTCCGCACGTGTTTCTCAATGTTCGACAACTCGTCGGCATGCTGGAAGTCGCCTTGAACGACAGCGATGTTCTCAAGACGGTGGAGGACCCGCTCGACGGCGGCTGCAGTACCCCCGAATATAAGTCGGTTGGAGTCGATCAAGTGCAATCCAACACCGACGAAAGCGCGGAGATATCGCACGTCCTCCTGAGGTGATAACTGATGTGAATGTTGCAAGATCACGCTGCCAAGGCCGCGAAGCGAAGACTCGGAAACGGTGGTGCCGCCATCAATAGCCAAAAGCTGAGAGAATAGGTTCTCGATCATGCTTCGCCACATGTACGGACTGATTGGCTTACCAGCCAATTCAGCGGCGTCCTCGGGCAGCGACTGGGGAAAGCTCAATCGAAAATCAACCGGCCAAGGTTCCTCAGGCACTCGGCAGTCTGACCGCTTGTTCCCCTCCTCCAATGCTTCGATCACTGCCAAGTCCAACGGGTCGCTTTGATTCCCAGTTCGCATCAGCACGATCGCCTTGGCGTAGAACGGCAATGCGTTGTCCGGTTCTTGTTCCGCCCAAGCATCGATCGCAGCGACTGCGATTTCAAGGTCAGTGCTTGCCGCCAATCTCGCCCACGCGGCGATCAAGGACGGATCCAGCGAGACAGCATTGAGGAAGCACTCCTCCGGCGACCTCACAATATCGGCGTTCGAGTCGTCGTTGGCACGCTGTTGAATGCGTTCGCCGATCACCTTTGCGTAGCTCCGAACGCTACGCATTTTTCGCTTGAGGTCGGGATCGGCAATCTCGGAATCATCTGCCTGAGATTCAGCTAGCTTTTTCAGCGTCTCACTAATCTGGCGAGTGATCCGATCTCGGTCGGCGGTATAAGCACCCAAACGCCCCCGCCAGTAAGCGACCTCAGCGGATTCAGGATAGGCTCTAACGGCATTTTCGAACGCCGCTTGAGGATTCTGAGGTTCCATCGTCTCGAGATCAACGAGCGACCAAATGGTCTCAGCAATCAATTGGTCAGCAGAATCGGTCGCAGGTATTGGCTTGTCTCGTTCCTGAGCCCATACAGTCATCGAAACGAGCAAACTGAGAATCAGCACCGCACGATTGCTGATCGTAACCATCGAAATCCTCCAGCTGGGCCAATGTGAAAATGGATGCGTCACCAGCGTCCTGACTTCACGCTCCCGAGCGAAGCTTGGGAGCAATGGCGTGGACTTGCTTCGCTAGGTTAACCCCTCAACCCAACGGCTTGTCGGTTTCCACCTGCACAATAATCAGCACATCGCCAGCGGCGAAGCTGCTCATGGGGCCCCCGCTGGCGCCCGGTTGACTGGATAAATTTCCAGATATCGACAGCACTTTCACGCCGGTTTTACGAATCCAGCGATTGATTTGCCGCTCTAACTCTGGCAGATCGTTGTCGACGCCTTTAAACAGTTTGACTTGTTGCACGTTCTTTTCTCTCAGTCGATATTTTCAAAGTCGTCGAAGTCGTCGAGGTCATCTTCTTCCTCTTCGAGATCGTCGCCAGCGGTATTGAGTCCAAACTCGGCACTGATTTCGTCATCAATTTCGATTTCGTAATCGTCATCGAGCTCTTCTTCGAAATCGTCGTCAAAGTCATCGTCGAAATCATCTTCATCGATGTCATCGAACTCGTCGATGTCATCCTCGTCGTCGTCCAGGTCGTCGCCAAACCCACCGTGATCGCCTTCATCGTCATCATCGTCGTGATCTGACGTCGAATCTTCATCGTCATCATCGTCATCATGGTCGATCAGCACGGGAGTCGGCGTGTGCAACGGCGCGCTCACGCCGGGCAGGGGGCTTCCCGCAGCGAGTTGATAAGAATCGATGGAGGGAGATTTTGGCTGGATCGTGACAGTCATGTACAGTCAATCAACACGGAAGTCAAAAGAAGTGAAAGTGCGAGAACGGGCGGACGGCGAAATTCGCCAACCGTTTTTTGGATGGTTTCGTCAGCCGTGGTAGTGGACCAGATCGGTTGAATCCAGGCCAGATCCCGACACCTGGCTAAACAGCCAGAATAAGTCACCTGCGCGGCTTAAGGCGACTGGGTCGAGTTTTCCTACGAGCTGGGCATTTCTTGCGACATCTCGACACCATGCCGATCATTTTGCTAACTGGTGCAATCATCACAAGCCGCCCGCGCCGGAATTTTGGCATTTTCACCAATTGAGAGCTCAAATTGCCATGGATGGTGATTTCCAGACCCGCAAATCGAACGTCGCATTGCTCACCGCAAACCGCGACGATCTCCGCGACTCCACACACCTGCTATTGCTGCCGCTGATCGCATGTGCGGTCGCCATCACTCTGCTGAGCGGATGCGCGTCCCATCAGTACGGACAACTGCTCGCCAGCGATGACAAAGACATGGTTGGCAGCCACGAGGCAGGTGCAGCGACCTGGAATCCTTTGGTCGACTCGTCCGTCGCCCAGTTGCTCGGGCGCTGCCCGCCGGTTGCACCCCCAACGTCCTTGGGCACCGGCTTTGGCGAGGGCTCTTTCGCCGCTGCGGCCTCCGACGCACCGACAAAGGCACCCGGTGCGGGTGGGACAACCACGCCAGCCAAGGTAGCCAGCCACAACCTCACAGGCGAATTACCACCTCCTGGTGCCCACCCTGAAGAAGTCTTCGGGATGCCCGATCCCAACGAGCCCACGCAACTCGTCACCGGGCCCGCACGAGTGTGCTTCATCGGCATCGAGAACAAGAGCGCCGAAGAATTGGTCGATTTCAAGGACCAACTCTATGAGCGCATCGATTCACAAATCAATGAAAGCCAGTCGTTTCGCAGCATCAGTCGGCGATTAATTGACGCCGCCTTGATCGAGACGCGACTGCGTCCCGATTCCTTGTTCCTACCCGATAACCGGGCCGCGTTCGCCGCAGCTCTCGGTCGTCAGGGCTCACCGGTCGACTATTTGCTCTACGCCACGATCACCACGGGCACGACCGATCGCAACAAATCGACGCAGCGAGATTACCTCCTGACACTGGAGATGGTGAATCTGAGGACGGGTGACTACATCAAAGAATCCTCGAAAATCCGTAAAGGCTACCACCACACCCGCGCGGGTAAATGGTGGAATTTCGGCATTTTCGACCAAGCCGATGGTTAGAGCGAATATCGCCACACCCCGCCGGAGCCCCCCAGCACCGACGGGCAGAAACGTCTGGCTCGCCAGTTGGCGGCACTGCCGTTGTCTACCCACGGCTCCGGCCGTCGTGAGCTCCTGCGTGCTCTCTAGCCTGCTACTCCTGTCCGGCTGCGCCACCCACCTAGCGTCCATCGACACCGCTCGCGACGCCTTCGCCCGAGGCGATCTCGAGACTGCCGCGACGATGTTCAGTGAGGTTGCTGATTCCCATAGCCGATTTTCCGACCCTGCCCGCCTGGACCTGGCTGTTGTCCAGCTCGCCTCCGGTGACCTTGATCAAGCCACCGCAGGCCTTCGCAGCCTGCGCGATCGATTCGACAAAACCAGCGAAGCGGCGGCGATTGGCGGCGGCGATGGCGGCCTGATTGCGAGTGCCAAGTCGGTATCGGGAGACGCGCTGTCAATGGTCACCGATGATACTGCGCGAGTGTTCAAGCCCGCTGGCTATGAAGAGGTGATGATCCGCACGATGCTAGCGATCTGCTCGCTCGCCGGTGATGGGATGGATGCGGAGAGCTACATCAACCAAGCGGCGATGCACCAAGCGAAATTGCGGGAAGTCGCTGAGGCACGCCAGCGAGACATCTTCCCAGACGCATTGGATGCGACCCCACACCAAGAACTCGCCCTGGCGCCCTACCTCCGAGGCGTTTTGCGAGAGGCGACGCATCATGATTTCGACGACGCGCAGCGAAACTACCGCCTCGTCAGCGCCATCAAGCCTGATTTCCGGCCCGCCCAGGACGACCTGCAGCGAGCCGCCGTCGGCAACCACAGCCAGCCCGGCCACGGTGCCCTCTATGTCTTCGCACTGGTCGGCCGCGGCCCAGTCCTCGTACCCACCGACGCGCCCGTCACGTCTGCGGCCGTGTCCATCGCGTCAATGTTGATGTTTCATGATCAAGACCAAGAGGACGATATCACGCGTTTGCCCCGGATCCCAAGCGTTAAGATTCCAACGGTCTACGTCCCGCCCTCGGCCATCGCTGCGGTCACCGTCACCCGCTCTACCCAGCGATCCGGTGGCCAACGCAATGTGCCTGCCCACCCCAGCGGTTCCGTTCAGATGCCAGGGGCCTACCAGATGCTAGGGGCTGAGATGCTAGGGGCCACCCAGTCACTGACCGACGTCGCTGAGATGGTCCAGGCTCAAGCAACCGCCGAACAGCCCTGGACGATCGCCCGCAGTTTTCTTCGGCAGGCGAGCAAGGAAATGGCCGTGAGCAAAGTTCGCCAAGGACTTGGGTTGACTGGAGGAGTGGGCAGTGCGGTGCAATTCGCAGCCTCGACCGCATGGACGGCCACCGAAAAGGCCGACACTCGCTGCTGGGGACTGCTACCCAGAGAAATTCAAGTTCTGCGGGCTGAGTTGCCTGTCGGCGAACACCAAATCCAACTCGCACCCGTTGGTCCTGACGGATTTTCGATCGGCCCCGAGCGTTCTGCCACCATTCGCATGGCCAATGGGCGAAACACCTACCTCGTCGTTATCGCCCCAACTGGAAATCTGCACATCGTCGAGTGAGTGCGAACGAGTCAGCGAATCTGAGCATTGGGATGGGCCAGCGGACTGGCCGGCTACGCTGCCCAGTACCTCAGCTGCCTGTTTTATTTACCAACCCCACCCGCCAGCGAGGCAATCCCGCTCATCCCGCGGTGGCACGCCGGGTGAGTGATTGTGCATTCGGATGGCAAATACAATTAATTTAACAGGCTGTGAGGGACCCTCCCTCACCGCAGTCGAGGCCATTGAGTGGCCGCCCCGACTCCCACCCAGCAGCAACTCGGGCGATGCCCACATGCCCTGCAAGGAGTCGATGATCACGTATCAGCACCGCCTTCAGCGAATCCGCGGATTACCTAAAAGTTCATTCGCTGATCGGCCACACAATCGGCACAACTGGCGTCTTGGTGCTGAATTATCCCGACCAGTCACTGGGACAGGAAAATTGGGCCACGCGTCCCAGGCAAGCTGAACTGAGGCCCCGGTACCGCCGATACCCTCGCTATCGGTCGTTCGACCTCGCAGTTGCGACAATGGATTTGACGAAATCCACACTCGCTGGGTTGCGTGGATGGGCGGCGGAGAACCCCACGATGCCAGGATGGCCGTGGGGGCATCTATCAAGGTAGCGGCCTCCCCAAGCTGCTGGGCTCTTTTTCGGAAGTTGTCGATGATCGGATTTTCCCTCCAATCAATGGACCTGTCGCGGATGCGGCAGCAAGTCGAAATCAAACTCTGTGAATTGGGAGCGCTCGAACCGCAACAATTCCCTCTGACCCAACGGGAAGTCGTTCGCCGCGGCAAAACCTGTGCAATCTACTTCTGCCTGCACGGTCCCCGAAGTGTCAAATTAACCGCCATCGCGGACCTGAAGACCCGCTCGATGGTGTACTACGGCAGCGATGGAGTCCGCCGAGAAACCGTCGACTGGGATGCCCTGTAAAGTGGGATTCGCGAAAGATCGACAGGAATTTCTGAAAATCACCGTGATCCTCGGTTGTCGATGATCCCCCGGTAACGCTATGATCCTCGCTTCTCACGAGGGAGATTCCGGCCCGAGGTACGTTTCAGCACGTCTGGAGCACGGTAATCCCCCTTTCAGACAGTCCTCAAACGGAGGCGAATTTCAAATGCACAAAATTCCAGACGAAGGGTTTACGAAGCGGATATGGTAAAGTTATTGGTGCGAGATCGGGAAACGATTCAAGAGGCAGTACGACGGTTCAGGAAGTTGGTTGAACGCAGCGGCATCAAAAAAGAGATGCGCCGCCGTGAATTCTATGAAAAGCCCAGCGAAACAAACCGCCGCGCCCGCTTGCGTGCCGAACGCCGCAACAAACGCACCCAACTTTTGG of the Allorhodopirellula heiligendammensis genome contains:
- the rpsU gene encoding 30S ribosomal protein S21, whose translation is MVKLLVRDRETIQEAVRRFRKLVERSGIKKEMRRREFYEKPSETNRRARLRAERRNKRTQLLAR
- a CDS encoding penicillin-binding protein activator LpoB, producing the protein MDGDFQTRKSNVALLTANRDDLRDSTHLLLLPLIACAVAITLLSGCASHQYGQLLASDDKDMVGSHEAGAATWNPLVDSSVAQLLGRCPPVAPPTSLGTGFGEGSFAAAASDAPTKAPGAGGTTTPAKVASHNLTGELPPPGAHPEEVFGMPDPNEPTQLVTGPARVCFIGIENKSAEELVDFKDQLYERIDSQINESQSFRSISRRLIDAALIETRLRPDSLFLPDNRAAFAAALGRQGSPVDYLLYATITTGTTDRNKSTQRDYLLTLEMVNLRTGDYIKESSKIRKGYHHTRAGKWWNFGIFDQADG
- a CDS encoding tetratricopeptide repeat protein, whose protein sequence is MLSSLLLLSGCATHLASIDTARDAFARGDLETAATMFSEVADSHSRFSDPARLDLAVVQLASGDLDQATAGLRSLRDRFDKTSEAAAIGGGDGGLIASAKSVSGDALSMVTDDTARVFKPAGYEEVMIRTMLAICSLAGDGMDAESYINQAAMHQAKLREVAEARQRDIFPDALDATPHQELALAPYLRGVLREATHHDFDDAQRNYRLVSAIKPDFRPAQDDLQRAAVGNHSQPGHGALYVFALVGRGPVLVPTDAPVTSAAVSIASMLMFHDQDQEDDITRLPRIPSVKIPTVYVPPSAIAAVTVTRSTQRSGGQRNVPAHPSGSVQMPGAYQMLGAEMLGATQSLTDVAEMVQAQATAEQPWTIARSFLRQASKEMAVSKVRQGLGLTGGVGSAVQFAASTAWTATEKADTRCWGLLPREIQVLRAELPVGEHQIQLAPVGPDGFSIGPERSATIRMANGRNTYLVVIAPTGNLHIVE